Genomic segment of Andrena cerasifolii isolate SP2316 chromosome 16, iyAndCera1_principal, whole genome shotgun sequence:
CTGGGGTTTAATTTTTTGACTAATGATTTTTAACGATAGAGAACAGATGTGCAAGGGTGGGGATGATGGGCGTTTGAATtcgtaaatttaaaaattgaattatgGAAACTTAGGGAAATCGCCTTCACCGATTTTAAACGTTTTAAATGCAATATTTCAGCTCCCTGATAAAAGGTATtaacttttatttctatttttaaagacTTCTGGCTTGCAATTTGTCTTGAGAGTACCATCCTATCAAATCACTCGAGAAATAAGTaatttaggattttatttaaaaaaaaaagtaaacgtcgTAGGGTCAACAACAGCTTAGATACTCTACAAGAAATTTTGACGCCAAATTATAACTGGGCATTCTTCAGACAATGTACtaccaaaatataaaaaaaaatatattttttaatgacaggGTACCCCTCAATGACACGTAATTAAGGGGTAAtcacatagacatatatagacgtagcgtaagctgaggggggtggcaaggttcgcggtaaggggagcgatatgAGTAAATCTGGTAACGCAGTGATTATAATCCCCCGCCTTATAATCCCCCTTGctgatagtcccagcttctgctccgtctatatatgtctatgggtaACCAGGTATTCTTACAAACCGATTCATTTATTTTGAACATATAGGGTAGAAAAGTGTCATAAGCAATGACCATGAAACTTTATTTACATTACTGAGCTTTCTTCAATGCATCGCCTCCCAAAATCTTGCGCCTTTGAATGAACATGTGGGAGTATAGCTGTGGGAAGACTGTAACACAATAGAAAGTGAAAGTAATTTCTAAGTAAAATACGCAGTGATCAAAATGATAGCTATAGGCTAAAACTTACGGGGTATATACATTAACATAATAACTATTAGTATATAATAGTAACTAAACGTGAAATTCCATGCATTGGGAAGTAAATAGCTCCAGGCTTCTGGATGAGATTTCGCATAATTCACAGCAGCGTATATACACATCAGCTCTCCAGTTACTCCGATCGGATACAGTCCAATAAATAATGTATATCTGTAGAAATCCAAGGGTCACGAAATGAGATTCCAATGCGCCGCCTTATAATACATACCTTAACCACGTAAGCAAATATGGAGTGTAATCAATGAGATTCATAAAGTAATACGAGTATCTGATTATCTCAGTTATTGACCATGCCGCCAGTGCCAGCGGAAGGCCAAGAGATGACGCGGCATAATTATCTGGCGTTGCCAATAGCACGCCCGTCACAACTATAACTCTGCTTAAGACCTGGAAAGTTGTCAGCGCAGGATTCGACTTAACTAAGCCGATCGCTGCGTGCACTACCTATGAAAAGATTCGCGcattattcttcttcttttgcaTAAATTAGACTGGAAGTGTAACACTTACCTCCAAAAAGGCAGCGTGTTGGAAAATAATAACCGGCCACTTAACGCTGTGCCATAAATTGGCCACTGACTTCGTAGGGAAATCGTGTtgcgaaaatataaaaaatatgtagcaccAGCTGCAACAACATTTGATCCTTCAAGCTTTCGCCGCGAAACGTTTTCGTGCAATTTATTGTTTTAAGATTCTGTGTTCTTGCGAAACATACGAAAAGCCACGATTGCAAGATGAATTTCGAAGATCGGGCTTTCTTCGATGTAGTTGCACTATACTCACCCGAGAACTTGCACGAGATTGTAAGTCTTCAGATAAAGCACGCCCACGGAGCTGGACTTCTTCGATTTCATATTTCTGTTGGTTAATTCGGCTTATTTTGCGAAACGATAACGGTAAGCAATTATAGGCTTGACGACAAGCTTTTTGAATCCATCGCCTAACACACGTACTACGTTGAAACTGACGAAATCATATGCGGCTGGCTATATGTACTTTCTACAGGGGCGTAGTAATTGCCCACTGAGCCACGCCGATGTATATGTTGTTTACTCAGCtttttaatattcaattgaTATTGCTCGAGACGTCAATAATGTATGTACCTCATTACTTTCGTGAGCAAGCAGCTCAACTCCTTCTACtttcaattgaaaattaatttttaggaaGGCAAATGTTAGTTAATTTGCCGATGTGTACAACATAATATGTAAATTTTTGAATGACGTGTTTAAACACGGGTGACATTGCCTTGAACTTTACTGTTGACTCGTTCTTCGAGTTATTTTTGCTCAATGAGATTAAAAAAACACAAAGTGTACATTAATTTGCATATTAATATGTAAGCTTGCTTGAGAATTATTAAGAAATCACAGTGGAAAGTTTATGTGACTTTATTTCATTTCCTTGTTTTATAAACCGGTTCAAACGTCTAAGAGTTCTTGTTAAGAATTCGTGTTAACACCTCgactttttcttttaatcggCGTATGCATTTAAAGCAGTTGAAATGTTTCTTATCGTAGATATTATGATATATTCAAGACTGGTGGTATATTTCAGCTATTTCGATTAATTTTATGCGAACTTTTTTCATCTGCACTACGTCCCTGATTTTCACGATCAAAGTTCAACATTCCCCGACTATCCTTTACAGGAAATGAATGCGTTTGATGCTTTATATTCGCTCAgcagtttttttaattaaacttcgatccgtttaaaatttataattgcatCAAACgattagttatttaaaaaaattaattttaggaACGAGATTTAGAATTTCACTTTGGTTACTAAGCTGCAATTACTGTAACTATCATCGCTTTGAACGATTTCAGATGttcaaattcgaaaaaaaataattaatctttGACTTTATTTGAATTCTTTCGTGAAAATACTTATGAAAAACAATTGCCATATGTTAAATGATTGAGAATCGATTTTTCCAAGTGAAATTGCGATCGCGCCAAATCGATAAATCGAAAAGATTTATGATCGAGATTTTATATTGAatcaaatttttgataaaacaaTCTCAACAGTCCGTATCTTGTGATAACTACGAGATCTAACCGGGTTGGTAACTAAATACACGATATTTTcgtctaatttcttattttcgtcTTTCTTTCACACAGATTCGCGAAGCTTTCGATAACCTGCTGATATTTTTATCTTATTTATCAATGGCTGTAGCTGTTGATTTAGTATTTCTCGGTTTATCGTACATGATAAAcagcagttgaatattttacagTTGCCTGCACATGTCTAAAACCATGAAGATTCAGTGGACAAACGTTCAGAGGCTCCTCGGGAAAGCTAGAAAGCTGAATTTGTTAAGCGATCGCCAATCCAGCAGTGGCTGCAATTCTTTTCTCTATGCGCCTGACGTAGAAGCAGCAAAAAGGAATGGGCTACCACTTGTTGCTTTGGAATCCACGATCATCACTCATGGGATGCCCTATCCCACTAATTTAGAAACAGCTATCAAGGTCGAAAATGCTGTTAGAACAAAAGTAATTGCCTTTAACTTTCACGCCTTTGAACGTTCCATATAGCTGTTTCAGCTTTTACAAACTTGTAGCATTGTACGAGTCCTGTCGCATTAGATATTTGTACCTCATTCTAGGGCGCTGTACCTGCTACTATAGGAATCTTAGACGGTCAGATACATATCGGTCTAAACCGAGAGCAATTGGAAGCCTTGGCTAGGTCTGAT
This window contains:
- the Hacd1 gene encoding 3-hydroxyacyl-CoA dehydratase 1 isoform X2 — protein: MKSKKSSSVGVLYLKTYNLVQVLGWCYIFFIFSQHDFPTKSVANLWHSVKWPVIIFQHAAFLEVMHAAIGLVKSNPALTTFQVLSRVIVVTGVLLATPDNYAASSLGLPLALAAWSITEIIRYSYYFMNLIDYTPYLLTWLRYTLFIGLYPIGVTGELMCIYAAVNYAKSHPEAWSYLLPNAWNFTFSYYYILIVIMLMYIPLFPQLYSHMFIQRRKILGGDALKKAQ
- the Hacd1 gene encoding 3-hydroxyacyl-CoA dehydratase 1 isoform X1, with translation MKSKKSSSVGVLYLKTYNLVQVLGWCYIFFIFSQHDFPTKSVANLWHSVKWPVIIFQHAAFLEVVHAAIGLVKSNPALTTFQVLSRVIVVTGVLLATPDNYAASSLGLPLALAAWSITEIIRYSYYFMNLIDYTPYLLTWLRYTLFIGLYPIGVTGELMCIYAAVNYAKSHPEAWSYLLPNAWNFTFSYYYILIVIMLMYIPLFPQLYSHMFIQRRKILGGDALKKAQ